One segment of Cynocephalus volans isolate mCynVol1 chromosome 8, mCynVol1.pri, whole genome shotgun sequence DNA contains the following:
- the METTL25B gene encoding methyltransferase-like protein 25B isoform X3 — protein sequence MPGVSARGLSHEERRQLAVNLTRVLALYRSILDAYIIEFFTDNLWDTLPCSWQEALDGLNPPQLATLLLGMPGDGEVVSYRSVWPLTLLALKSTAYALAFTRTPGFQTPSEFSENPSQSSRLTPPFRKHVRPKKQHEIRRLGELVKKLSDLTGCTQVVDVGSGQGHLSRFMSLGLGLMVKSIEGDQRLVERAQRLDQELLQALEKEKKRNPQVVQTGPRYSPYHVVRWVDPTAVCKELLLPLENPCQGGARLLLTGLHACGDLSVALLRHFSCCPEVVALASVGCCYMKLSDPGSYPLSQWVAGLPGYELPYRLREGACHALEEYAERLQKEGPGLRTHCYRAVLETVIRCARPELRRPGVQGIPRVHELKIEEPTRPRRTVWWPSSAWPCCWPHWLRH from the exons ATGCCGGGCGTCTCCGCCCGGGGACTCTCTCACGAGGAGAGGAGGCAGCTAGCTGTGAACCTCACCCGTGTCCTGGCGCTCTACCGTTCCATCCTGGACGCCTACATCATC GAGTTTTTCACAGACAACCTGTGGGACACACTCCCTTGCTCCTGGCAGGAAGCATTGGATGGACTGAACCCACCGCAGCTGGCCacattgctgctgggaatgcCGGGGGATGGGGAGGTAGTCAG CTACAGGTCGGTGTGGCCACTCACCCTTCTGGCCCTGAAGTCCACAGCCTATGCCCTGGCCTTTACCCGGACGCCTGGCTTTCAGACCCCCTCAGAGTTCTCGGAGAACCCCAGCCAGAGCTCCCGACTAACACCTCCATTCCGGAAACATGTCAGGCCCAAGAAGCAGCATGAGATCCGGAGGTTGGGAGAG TTGGTGAAGAAGCTGAGTGATCTCACAGGCTGCACCCAGGTGGTGGATGTGGGCTCAGGCCAG GGCCATCTCTCCCGCTTCATGTCTCTGGGGCTGGGACTGATGGTGAAGAGCATTGAAGGGGATCAGAGATTGGTGGAGAGAGCCCAGCGCCTGGACCAGGAGCTCCTGCAGGCtctggagaaagagaagaagaggaaccCGCAG GTGGTCCAGACTGGCCCTCGCTACTCCCCATACCATGTGGTTAGGTGGGTGGACCCCACAGCTGTGTGCAAGGAGCTTCTGCTTCCACTGGAGAACCCATGTCAGGGTGGGGCCCGCTTGCTGCTAACAGGCCTCCATGCCTGTGGGGATCTGAGCGTTGCCTTGCTGAGGCACTTCTCCTGCTGCCCTGAGGTGGTGGCCCTGGCCTCAGTGGGTTGCTGCTACATGAAGCTGAGTGACCCTGGCAGCTATCCATTAAGTCAATGGGTGGCTGGGCTGCCTGGGTATGAACTGCCCTACAGGCTTCGCGAAGGGGCCTGCCATGCCCTGGAAGAATACGCTGAGAGACTACAGAAAGAAGGCCCTGGCCTCCGAACCCACTGCTACCGTGCAGTGCTGGAGACAGTCATCCGATGTGCCCGACCTGAGCTCCGTAGGCCAGGCGTGCAAGGGATCCCCAGGGTCCACGAGCTCAAGATTGAAGA GCCCACCAGGCCCAGGAGAACCGTGTGGTGGCCTTCTTCAGCCTGGCCCTGCTGCTGGCCCCACTGGTTGAGACACTGA
- the METTL25B gene encoding methyltransferase-like protein 25B isoform X1, with the protein MPGVSARGLSHEERRQLAVNLTRVLALYRSILDAYIIEFFTDNLWDTLPCSWQEALDGLNPPQLATLLLGMPGDGEVVSYRSVWPLTLLALKSTAYALAFTRTPGFQTPSEFSENPSQSSRLTPPFRKHVRPKKQHEIRRLGELVKKLSDLTGCTQVVDVGSGQGHLSRFMSLGLGLMVKSIEGDQRLVERAQRLDQELLQALEKEKKRNPQVVQTGPRYSPYHVVRWVDPTAVCKELLLPLENPCQGGARLLLTGLHACGDLSVALLRHFSCCPEVVALASVGCCYMKLSDPGSYPLSQWVAGLPGYELPYRLREGACHALEEYAERLQKEGPGLRTHCYRAVLETVIRCARPELRRPGVQGIPRVHELKIEEYVQRGLQRVGLDPQLPLNLAALQAHQAQENRVVAFFSLALLLAPLVETLILLDRLLYLQEQGFHAELLPIFSPELSPRNLVLVATKMPLGQAFSVLETEDS; encoded by the exons ATGCCGGGCGTCTCCGCCCGGGGACTCTCTCACGAGGAGAGGAGGCAGCTAGCTGTGAACCTCACCCGTGTCCTGGCGCTCTACCGTTCCATCCTGGACGCCTACATCATC GAGTTTTTCACAGACAACCTGTGGGACACACTCCCTTGCTCCTGGCAGGAAGCATTGGATGGACTGAACCCACCGCAGCTGGCCacattgctgctgggaatgcCGGGGGATGGGGAGGTAGTCAG CTACAGGTCGGTGTGGCCACTCACCCTTCTGGCCCTGAAGTCCACAGCCTATGCCCTGGCCTTTACCCGGACGCCTGGCTTTCAGACCCCCTCAGAGTTCTCGGAGAACCCCAGCCAGAGCTCCCGACTAACACCTCCATTCCGGAAACATGTCAGGCCCAAGAAGCAGCATGAGATCCGGAGGTTGGGAGAG TTGGTGAAGAAGCTGAGTGATCTCACAGGCTGCACCCAGGTGGTGGATGTGGGCTCAGGCCAG GGCCATCTCTCCCGCTTCATGTCTCTGGGGCTGGGACTGATGGTGAAGAGCATTGAAGGGGATCAGAGATTGGTGGAGAGAGCCCAGCGCCTGGACCAGGAGCTCCTGCAGGCtctggagaaagagaagaagaggaaccCGCAG GTGGTCCAGACTGGCCCTCGCTACTCCCCATACCATGTGGTTAGGTGGGTGGACCCCACAGCTGTGTGCAAGGAGCTTCTGCTTCCACTGGAGAACCCATGTCAGGGTGGGGCCCGCTTGCTGCTAACAGGCCTCCATGCCTGTGGGGATCTGAGCGTTGCCTTGCTGAGGCACTTCTCCTGCTGCCCTGAGGTGGTGGCCCTGGCCTCAGTGGGTTGCTGCTACATGAAGCTGAGTGACCCTGGCAGCTATCCATTAAGTCAATGGGTGGCTGGGCTGCCTGGGTATGAACTGCCCTACAGGCTTCGCGAAGGGGCCTGCCATGCCCTGGAAGAATACGCTGAGAGACTACAGAAAGAAGGCCCTGGCCTCCGAACCCACTGCTACCGTGCAGTGCTGGAGACAGTCATCCGATGTGCCCGACCTGAGCTCCGTAGGCCAGGCGTGCAAGGGATCCCCAGGGTCCACGAGCTCAAGATTGAAGA atatgtgcagCGGGGGCTACAGCGAGTGGGGCTGGACCCCCAGCTTCCATTGAATCTAGCTGCCCTTCAGGCCCACCAGGCCCAGGAGAACCGTGTGGTGGCCTTCTTCAGCCTGGCCCTGCTGCTGGCCCCACTGGTTGAGACACTGATTCTACTGGACCGGCTGCTCTACCTTCAGGAGCAAG GCTTCCATGCTGAGCTCCTGCCCATCTTCAGCCCTGAACTCTCACCCAGAAATCTGGTTCTGGTGGCCACTAAGATGCCCCTGGGTCAGGCCTTCTCTGTTCTGGAGACTGAAGACAGCTGA
- the MRPL24 gene encoding large ribosomal subunit protein uL24m codes for MRLSALLALASKVSLPPHYRYGMSRPGSLADKRKNPPGTRRRRVVVEPISDEDWHLFCGDMVEVLEGKDAGKQGKVVQVIRQRNWVVLEGLNTHYRYIGKTKDYRGTMIPSEAPLLHRQVKLVDPVDRKPTEIEWRFTEAGERVRVSTRSGRIIPKPEFPRADGIVPEAWIDGPKDTSVEDALERTYVPRLKTLEEEVMEAMGIEETRKHKKVYWY; via the exons ATGCGTCTCTCTGCCCTGCTGGCCTTGGCATCTAAGGTCAGTTTGCCTCCCCACTATCGCTATGGTATGAGCCGCCCAGGCTCCCTGGCAGACAAGAGGAAGAACCCCCCAGGGACAAGGAGGCGCCGGGTAGTCGTGGAACCCATCTCTGATGAAGACTGGCATCTGTTTTGTGGGGATATG GTGGAGGTCCTAGAAGGCAAGGATGCTGGGAAGCAGGGCAAAGTGGTTCAAGTTATCCGACAGCGAAACTGGGTAGTCCTGGAAGGACTAAACACA cATTACCGCTACATTGGCAAGACCAAGGATTACCGGGGAACCATGATCCCTAGTGAAGCCCCGTTGCTCCATCGCCAGGTCAAACTTGTGGATCCCGTGGACAG GAAGCCTACTGAGATTGAATGGAGATTTACTGAGGCAGGAGAGCGGGTGCGAGTCTCCACGAGATCAGGGAGAATTATCCCCAAACCTGAATTTCCAAGAGCCGATGGCATTGTCCCTGAAGCATGGATTG ATGGCCCCAAAGACACATCAGTGGAAGATGCTCTAGAAAGAACCTATGTGCCCCGACTAAAGACACTAGAGGAGGAGGTGATGGAGGCAATGGGGATCGAGGAAACCCGGAAACATAAGAAAGTCTACTGGTATTGA
- the METTL25B gene encoding methyltransferase-like protein 25B isoform X2 yields MPGVSARGLSHEERRQLAVNLTRVLALYRSILDAYIIEFFTDNLWDTLPCSWQEALDGLNPPQLATLLLGMPGDGEVVRSVWPLTLLALKSTAYALAFTRTPGFQTPSEFSENPSQSSRLTPPFRKHVRPKKQHEIRRLGELVKKLSDLTGCTQVVDVGSGQGHLSRFMSLGLGLMVKSIEGDQRLVERAQRLDQELLQALEKEKKRNPQVVQTGPRYSPYHVVRWVDPTAVCKELLLPLENPCQGGARLLLTGLHACGDLSVALLRHFSCCPEVVALASVGCCYMKLSDPGSYPLSQWVAGLPGYELPYRLREGACHALEEYAERLQKEGPGLRTHCYRAVLETVIRCARPELRRPGVQGIPRVHELKIEEYVQRGLQRVGLDPQLPLNLAALQAHQAQENRVVAFFSLALLLAPLVETLILLDRLLYLQEQGFHAELLPIFSPELSPRNLVLVATKMPLGQAFSVLETEDS; encoded by the exons ATGCCGGGCGTCTCCGCCCGGGGACTCTCTCACGAGGAGAGGAGGCAGCTAGCTGTGAACCTCACCCGTGTCCTGGCGCTCTACCGTTCCATCCTGGACGCCTACATCATC GAGTTTTTCACAGACAACCTGTGGGACACACTCCCTTGCTCCTGGCAGGAAGCATTGGATGGACTGAACCCACCGCAGCTGGCCacattgctgctgggaatgcCGGGGGATGGGGAGGTAGTCAG GTCGGTGTGGCCACTCACCCTTCTGGCCCTGAAGTCCACAGCCTATGCCCTGGCCTTTACCCGGACGCCTGGCTTTCAGACCCCCTCAGAGTTCTCGGAGAACCCCAGCCAGAGCTCCCGACTAACACCTCCATTCCGGAAACATGTCAGGCCCAAGAAGCAGCATGAGATCCGGAGGTTGGGAGAG TTGGTGAAGAAGCTGAGTGATCTCACAGGCTGCACCCAGGTGGTGGATGTGGGCTCAGGCCAG GGCCATCTCTCCCGCTTCATGTCTCTGGGGCTGGGACTGATGGTGAAGAGCATTGAAGGGGATCAGAGATTGGTGGAGAGAGCCCAGCGCCTGGACCAGGAGCTCCTGCAGGCtctggagaaagagaagaagaggaaccCGCAG GTGGTCCAGACTGGCCCTCGCTACTCCCCATACCATGTGGTTAGGTGGGTGGACCCCACAGCTGTGTGCAAGGAGCTTCTGCTTCCACTGGAGAACCCATGTCAGGGTGGGGCCCGCTTGCTGCTAACAGGCCTCCATGCCTGTGGGGATCTGAGCGTTGCCTTGCTGAGGCACTTCTCCTGCTGCCCTGAGGTGGTGGCCCTGGCCTCAGTGGGTTGCTGCTACATGAAGCTGAGTGACCCTGGCAGCTATCCATTAAGTCAATGGGTGGCTGGGCTGCCTGGGTATGAACTGCCCTACAGGCTTCGCGAAGGGGCCTGCCATGCCCTGGAAGAATACGCTGAGAGACTACAGAAAGAAGGCCCTGGCCTCCGAACCCACTGCTACCGTGCAGTGCTGGAGACAGTCATCCGATGTGCCCGACCTGAGCTCCGTAGGCCAGGCGTGCAAGGGATCCCCAGGGTCCACGAGCTCAAGATTGAAGA atatgtgcagCGGGGGCTACAGCGAGTGGGGCTGGACCCCCAGCTTCCATTGAATCTAGCTGCCCTTCAGGCCCACCAGGCCCAGGAGAACCGTGTGGTGGCCTTCTTCAGCCTGGCCCTGCTGCTGGCCCCACTGGTTGAGACACTGATTCTACTGGACCGGCTGCTCTACCTTCAGGAGCAAG GCTTCCATGCTGAGCTCCTGCCCATCTTCAGCCCTGAACTCTCACCCAGAAATCTGGTTCTGGTGGCCACTAAGATGCCCCTGGGTCAGGCCTTCTCTGTTCTGGAGACTGAAGACAGCTGA
- the ISG20L2 gene encoding interferon-stimulated 20 kDa exonuclease-like 2, which produces MSTLLLNLDFGRPPPKKALEGNAKHRNFVKKRRFLERRGFLNRKNQLPSKAPKLHSEPPKKGETATVDDTWKIPLVPKKKTAASSSGTEQSLNKKATVSWLTPAPSKKANSVAATVDLLGEFQSALPKIKSHPTRSQTKGTQKNRPQKNAPQNSTQAHSENKCSGASQKLPSKMVAIDCEMVGTGPKGHISSLARCSIVSYSGDVLYDEYILPPCHIVDYRTRWSGIRKQHMVNATPFKIAQSQILKILRGKIVVGHAIHNDFKALQYFHPKFLTRDTSHIPPLNRKANCPENATMSLKSLTKKLLDRDIQVGKSGHSSVEDAQATMELYKLVEVEWEQHLAQNPPKD; this is translated from the exons ATGTCTACCTTACTCCTCAATCTCGACTTTGGGAGACCTCCTCCCAAAAAGGCATTAGAAGGAAATGCCAAGCACCGAAACTTTGTCAAGAAGCGGAGGTTCTTGGAACGGCGGGGCTTTCTGAATAGAAAGAATCAGCTCCCTAGCAAGGCACCTAAGCTGCACTCAGAACCTCCAAAGAAAGGGGAAACTGCTACAGTAGATGACACTTGGAAGATCCCTCTTGTCCCAAAAAAGAAGACGGCTGCCTCCAGCAGTGGGACAGAGCAGTCCCTGAACAAGAAAGCTACAGTGTCTTGGCTGACCCCTGCCCCTTCAAAGAAGGCTAATTCTGTTGCAGCTACAGTAGATTTGCTGGGGGAGTTCCAGAGTGCTCTTCCAAAGATTAAGAGCCATCCCACCCGCTCCCAGACAAAGGGCACCCAGAAGAACCGCCCTCAAAAGAATGCCCCACAGAACTCCACCCAAGCTCACTCAGAGAATAAATGCTCTGGAGCATCCCAGAAGTTGCCAAGTAAGATGGTGGCAATTGACTGTGAGATGGTGGGCACAGGCCCCAAAGGGCACATTAGTTCCTTGGCTCGATGTAGCATTGTCAGCTACAGTGGAGATGTCCTTTATGATGAGTACATCCTTCCCCCCTGCCACATCGTGGACTACCGAACCAGATGGAGTGGTATCCGGAAGCAGCACATGGTGAATGCTACGCCATTCAAGATTGCCCAGAGCCAG ATCTTGAAGATACTTAGAGGGAAGATAGTGGTGGGGCATGCCATCCACAATGACTTCAAAGCCCTTCAGTACTTTCATCCCAAGTTCCTCACCCGTGACACCTCCCATATCCCCCCCCTCAACCGGAAGGCCAACTGCCCAGAGAATGCCACCATGTCTCTGAAGAGTCTCACTAAGAAGCTGTTGGACCGGGACATCCAG GTTGGGAAAAGCGGACATTCCTCTGTGGAAGATGCCCAGGCCACTATGGAGCTGTACAAGTTGGTTGAGGTCGAGTGGGAACAGCACCTAGCCCAGAATCCCCCAAAAGACTAG